In the Ignavibacteriales bacterium genome, one interval contains:
- a CDS encoding CapA family protein produces the protein MRYKFTLLIVGLLIVQPASRVFTQNSDSVMSVSLLALGDVNLGRSVGQEILKGKTDFPFEKFDSVLARAEVVFANLECPVTDQNGETQSPKSNVIFCAPPNAGATLRRAGVTVVSTANNHAFDYGVKGLQETIRFLQKDSIRFTGTVMNAGEEFTPAIIERNGIKFGILAYTQTVNFHTRWHGFISVFDSARAWREIHTLKPQVDFVIASYHGGDEYKDVPGASADRDMKLLADFGADIIFGHHPHVPNGIEMYRGCWIFHSLGNAVFNQPQRFWTQRSFTPLLEFEKRNGQKKISSIELIPFHPGYQPSTDLNENEIEELMNRIQMLSTVSITHTERGYFVKPSVGKASQ, from the coding sequence TTGAGATATAAGTTTACGCTGTTGATCGTCGGTCTGTTGATTGTTCAACCAGCGTCAAGAGTATTCACACAGAATTCTGATTCTGTGATGAGTGTATCGCTGCTTGCGTTGGGTGATGTTAATCTCGGACGTTCGGTCGGACAGGAAATTCTGAAAGGCAAAACGGATTTTCCATTTGAAAAATTTGACAGCGTCCTTGCTCGTGCCGAAGTTGTGTTTGCGAATCTTGAATGTCCTGTGACGGATCAGAATGGCGAAACGCAAAGTCCAAAATCGAACGTAATTTTTTGTGCACCGCCGAACGCTGGGGCAACGCTGCGGCGCGCTGGTGTAACAGTTGTTTCAACGGCAAACAATCATGCGTTTGATTATGGTGTGAAAGGTCTTCAAGAAACGATCAGGTTTTTGCAAAAAGACAGCATCCGGTTCACGGGAACGGTCATGAATGCTGGAGAAGAATTTACGCCGGCCATTATCGAACGAAATGGAATAAAATTTGGTATCTTAGCATACACACAAACCGTTAATTTTCATACAAGATGGCATGGATTCATTTCTGTCTTTGATTCAGCAAGAGCATGGCGCGAAATCCATACACTGAAACCGCAAGTGGATTTCGTGATTGCAAGTTATCACGGCGGTGATGAGTATAAAGATGTCCCCGGAGCTTCCGCTGATCGGGATATGAAACTTCTGGCAGATTTTGGTGCTGATATTATTTTTGGGCATCATCCACATGTACCAAATGGTATTGAAATGTATCGTGGATGCTGGATATTCCATTCACTAGGCAATGCGGTGTTCAATCAGCCGCAACGGTTCTGGACACAGAGGTCATTTACCCCACTTTTGGAATTTGAAAAGAGGAACGGTCAGAAAAAAATATCGTCTATAGAATTGATTCCATTTCATCCCGGGTATCAGCCAAGCACAGATTTGAACGAGAACGAAATAGAGGAATTGATGAATCGGATTCAAATGTTATCAACAGTTTCTATCACACACACAGAGCGAGGTTACTTTGTTAAACCGTCTGTTGGAAAAGCATCTCAATAG
- the htpX gene encoding zinc metalloprotease HtpX produces the protein MTNSLKTILLMALMMGLLLFLGDWLGGEQGLVMAFIFSLLMNFGMYWFSSKIVLMTYGAREVTEAEAPRLTGIVHRLAAQAQLPMPKVYIIPGDSPNAFATGRNPEHAAVAATEGILRILSDDELEGVIAHELAHVKHRDILIATLVATMAGTITFVARMAMYASFFGGGSRDREDSNPIGQILLIILAPIAAMLIQFAVSRSREFAADEGGAQICQRPLSLANALRKLEKGVEQIPMQNAGTATAHMFIVNPLFGGGITKLFSTHPPTEERIARLEQLAMGGIR, from the coding sequence ATGACAAATTCACTAAAAACGATTCTGCTGATGGCTCTTATGATGGGCTTGCTGCTGTTCCTTGGAGATTGGCTTGGCGGCGAACAAGGTCTGGTTATGGCATTTATATTCTCATTGCTGATGAACTTTGGTATGTATTGGTTTTCCAGTAAGATTGTGTTGATGACGTACGGTGCAAGAGAAGTGACGGAAGCGGAGGCACCACGCCTGACCGGCATTGTGCATCGTCTTGCCGCACAAGCGCAATTGCCAATGCCGAAGGTGTACATTATTCCCGGTGATTCGCCAAACGCATTTGCGACCGGACGCAATCCGGAACATGCTGCCGTTGCGGCAACTGAGGGAATTCTCCGCATACTTTCTGATGATGAATTGGAGGGTGTGATTGCGCATGAGCTGGCACACGTGAAACATCGGGATATTTTGATTGCGACGCTTGTAGCGACGATGGCTGGAACGATTACCTTTGTTGCTCGCATGGCGATGTACGCTTCATTCTTCGGCGGTGGAAGCAGGGACCGGGAGGATTCTAATCCCATCGGTCAAATTCTTCTTATCATTCTTGCACCTATCGCGGCAATGCTTATTCAATTTGCCGTATCACGTTCGCGGGAATTTGCCGCAGATGAAGGGGGCGCACAAATTTGTCAACGGCCATTGAGTCTTGCCAACGCGTTGCGTAAACTTGAGAAAGGCGTAGAACAAATTCCGATGCAAAATGCAGGCACAGCAACTGCGCACATGTTTATCGTCAATCCATTGTTCGGCGGTGGAATTACTAAGTTGTTTTCCACGCATCCACCGACGGAAGAACGCATCGCGCGGCTTGAACAACTCGCAATGGGCGGTATTCGCTAA
- the bamD gene encoding outer membrane protein assembly factor BamD encodes MLNRLLEKHLNSFFILFSCITLSTFIAGCGSDQATKQLSAEERYALGMKAFKGEDYLAAIEEFKVVSLQYQGSKVADSAQFSMAECRFLREEYILAAFEYDVLIRTMPSSIFVSRARFRRATCFYNLSPKFILDQNYSRKAIDEYQAFLEYHPTDTLVSLAEQRINELNTKLAQKDFENGITYMHMEYYKAATYYFDLVLDKYHDTQYAEPATLKKAEALTSRKKYADAKEALQKFREKYPSSVLKSDADRLDSDIEAGLRAEKTKNQKALESMKDTSKPVPQPGK; translated from the coding sequence TTGTTAAACCGTCTGTTGGAAAAGCATCTCAATAGTTTTTTCATTCTTTTTTCTTGTATAACACTCTCAACCTTTATTGCGGGATGTGGTTCTGATCAAGCGACGAAGCAGCTGAGCGCTGAAGAGCGGTACGCGCTCGGCATGAAAGCATTTAAAGGCGAAGATTATTTAGCGGCGATTGAAGAATTCAAGGTCGTATCGCTGCAGTACCAAGGAAGCAAAGTTGCCGATTCGGCGCAGTTCTCTATGGCTGAATGCAGGTTCCTCCGAGAGGAATATATACTTGCCGCGTTTGAATACGATGTCTTGATACGCACAATGCCTTCCAGCATCTTTGTATCCCGTGCCCGTTTTCGACGTGCTACATGTTTCTATAACCTCTCGCCAAAATTTATTTTAGATCAAAATTATTCCCGAAAAGCGATAGATGAATACCAAGCATTCTTGGAATACCACCCTACCGACACACTAGTATCTTTGGCAGAACAAAGGATTAATGAACTAAATACAAAGCTGGCACAGAAAGATTTCGAGAATGGTATCACATATATGCACATGGAATATTACAAAGCCGCAACTTATTATTTCGATCTTGTCCTGGATAAATATCACGACACGCAATATGCAGAACCAGCAACGCTCAAGAAAGCCGAAGCATTAACAAGTCGTAAGAAATATGCTGATGCAAAAGAAGCACTGCAGAAGTTCCGTGAGAAATATCCGTCGAGCGTTTTGAAGTCGGATGCTGATAGGTTGGATTCTGATATTGAAGCAGGACTTCGTGCCGAGAAAACGAAGAATCAAAAAGCGCTGGAGTCGATGAAAGACACCAGCAAGCCAGTGCCTCAACCGGGAAAATAA
- a CDS encoding acyl-CoA thioesterase, producing MQILKAKPVSASQVEMTELVIPNDTNRLGNLLGGRLMHWIDIAAAIAASRHTNRVCVTASLDELHFHHPVRQGEVVILQASVNRVFRTSLEVGVRVTKENLLTGERQHTNSAYLMFVAIDDDGQPVPANPVKPVKNVEKRRFREAGYRRKLRLLHRQRG from the coding sequence ATGCAGATACTGAAAGCAAAGCCGGTCAGTGCCTCACAAGTAGAGATGACCGAATTAGTTATTCCGAATGATACAAACCGGCTGGGAAATCTTCTCGGCGGACGATTGATGCATTGGATCGACATCGCTGCTGCCATTGCCGCATCTCGGCACACGAATCGTGTCTGCGTCACCGCATCGCTGGATGAATTGCATTTCCATCATCCGGTCAGGCAGGGTGAGGTTGTGATCTTGCAGGCGTCGGTGAACCGAGTGTTCCGCACATCCCTCGAAGTTGGAGTGCGTGTCACAAAAGAAAATCTTCTTACAGGTGAACGGCAGCACACAAACAGCGCATATCTGATGTTCGTTGCAATCGATGATGATGGTCAACCAGTGCCCGCGAATCCTGTGAAGCCGGTGAAAAATGTAGAAAAAAGGCGTTTCCGTGAAGCAGGGTACCGCAGGAAGTTGCGATTGTTGCATCGTCAGCGAGGTTGA